Proteins found in one Phoenicibacter congonensis genomic segment:
- a CDS encoding YggT family protein, giving the protein MITLILTRLIELYILVIFIYVLMSWIPQMTGWIYELYSVLGKICDPYLNLFKKVIPAAGPVDFSPMVAVLGLIVLEWIIRIIL; this is encoded by the coding sequence ATGATCACACTTATATTAACGAGACTCATTGAGCTCTATATTCTTGTCATTTTTATCTATGTTTTAATGAGCTGGATTCCTCAAATGACAGGATGGATTTATGAACTCTATTCTGTGCTTGGAAAAATTTGTGACCCTTATCTAAATCTCTTTAAAAAAGTCATTCCGGCCGCAGGGCCAGTTGACTTTTCCCCAATGGTGGCAGTTCTCGGCCTCATTGTTTTAGAGTGGATAATTAGAATCATTCTTTAA